A window from Chiloscyllium punctatum isolate Juve2018m chromosome 3, sChiPun1.3, whole genome shotgun sequence encodes these proteins:
- the pou3f2b gene encoding POU domain, class 3, transcription factor 2, which translates to MATTASNHYITSSNILTSNSIVHAEPGSMQQGTAYRDAQKLVQNDYMQSNGHPLSHAHQWLTALSHAEGSPWSAGVPASPLGQQDIKPSVQSGRDELHSGGTLHHRPPHMVHQHGNHHGAWGNSTSAHLPSLASNGQSLIYSQPGFTVNGMINPASSQAIHHGLREAHEEHHGEHVPHHQQHPPHHHHHHQHQGHEHSDEDTPTSDDLEQFAKQFKQRRIKLGFTQADVGLALGTLYGNVFSQTTICRFEALQLSFKNMCKLKPLLNKWLEEADSSSGSPTSIDKIAAQGRKRKKRTSIEVSVKGALESHFLKCPKPSAQEINSLADSLQLEKEVVRVWFCNRRQKEKRMTPPGGAHPGAEDVYGARDTPPSHHGVQTSVQ; encoded by the coding sequence ATGGCGACCACAGCATCTAATCATTACATTACGAGCAGCAACATCCTCACCTCCAACTCCATCGTTCACGCAGAGCCAGGGAGCATGCAACAAGGGACAGCCTACAGGGATGCACAGAAACTGGTCCAGAATGATTACATGCAAAGCAATGGACACCCTCTCAGCCACGCTCACCAATGGTTAACGGCTCTCTCCCACGCCGAGGGCTCCCCCTGGTCGGCCGGCGTTCCGGCCAGCCCCCTCGGTCAGCAGGACATCAAGCCCTCGGTGCAGTCCGGGAGGGACGAGCTGCACAGCGGGGGCACCCTCCACCACCGGCCCCCTCACATGGTCCACCAGCACGGCAATCACCACGGGGCGTGGGGCAACAGCACCTCCGCCCACCTGCCCAGCCTGGCTTCCAACGGCCAGAGTCTCATCTACTCGCAGCCCGGCTTCACCGTCAACGGCATGATCAACCCGGCCAGCAGCCAGGCCATACACCACGGGCTGAGGGAGGCTCATGAGGAGCACCACGGGGAGCACGTCCCGCACCACCAGCAGCACCCAccgcaccaccaccaccaccaccagcaccAGGGCCACGAGCACTCGGACGAGGACACCCCCACCTCGGACGACTTGGAGCAGTTCGCCAAGCAGTTCAAGCAGAGGAGGATCAAGCTCGGATTTACCCAGGCCGATGTGGGACTCGCTCTCGGGACGCTGTACGGCAATGTCTTCTCGCAGACCACCATCTGCAGGTTCGAGGCGCTGCAGCTCAGCTTCAAGAACATGTGCAAACTCAAGCCCTTGTTGAACAAGTGGCTGGAGGAGGCTGACTCCTCGTCCGGAAGCCCCACCAGTATAGACAAAATCGCTGCCCAGGGCAGGAAGAGGAAAAAGCGGACCTCTATCGAGGTGAGCGTCAAAGGGGCTTTGGAGAGCCATTTTTTGAAGTGCCCCAAGCCCTCGGCCCAGGAGATCAACTCTCTGGCGGACAGTCTGCAGCTAGAAAAGGAggtggtcagggtttggttttGTAACagaagacagaaagagaaacgAATGACTCCTCCCGGAGGAGCTCACCCCGGAGCCGAGGATGTATATGGGGCCAGAGACACTCCGCCGTCACATCATGGGGTTCAGACTTCTGTACAGTGA